The window CCGGGCCGCCGCGGTCTTCACCCACTGCACGTTCCGGCTCGTGTCCAGCCGCAAGGCGTCCGGCGGTGTGATCTTCGCCCCCAACACCCACCCGTCGTACCCGTACGGCTTCCTGGTCACCCGCTCCCGGATCGTCGCCGACGACGGGTACCTGGCGGCACCCACCGGACGGCTCGGCCGGGCCTGGGACCAGGGCGCGAGCGCCACCGGATACCTGCCCGGCATCACCCCCAACGGGCAGCTGGTGATCCGCGACAGCCACCTCGGCGCCGGTTTCGACACGGTCGCGCCGTGGGCGCCGGCGGCCACCACGGCCCGCCCCTTCTCCGCCTTGATCGAAATCGGGCGCAACCTTTCCGACGTGAATCACAACCGTCTGTGGGAGTACGCCAACCACGGCCCCTCCGCCGTCTGACCCCCACCCATCCCCCTCCCCCGTTCCCCGGAAATGTGAGCATCCCCGTGAGAGCACGAAGAGTCCTGATGATCGCCCTGCTGGCAGTGATCCCCGTCGCTGCCGCCGGCGGTCTCGCCGCCACCAGCTGGGCGGCCGGCAGCGTCTGGTACGTCTCCCCCACCGGCAGTGACACCGCGGCCGGCAGCCAGGCCGCCCCGTTCAAGTCGATCGCCCGCGCGCAGACCGCCGCCACCGCCGGCGACACCGTCTACCTGCGCGCCGGCACCTACTCCTACACCACCGCGACCACCAGCTGCGCCAGCCGGACCTCGGTGGTGGACGCGATCACCCTGAACAAGAGCGGCACCTCGGGCAGCCCGATCAACTACTGGAACTACCCCGGTGAGAAGGTGCTCTTCGACTTCACCGGGATGACCAGTGACTGCCGGATCAAGGGCTTCGACGTGACCGGCAGCCACCTGCACCTGCGGGGCCTGGAGATCAAGGGGGTGCCGCAGAACAACAACCTCAACCACGAGTCGTGGGGAGTGTGGATCTCCGGCAGTTCCAACACGTTCGAGAAGCTGAACACGCACCACATCATGGGTCCCGGTGTGTTCATCGCCAGTGGCAGCAACAACCTGGTGCTCAACTCCGACTCGCACGACAACTACGACCCGTACAGCTCGAACGGGGCCGGCGAGAACGCCGACGGGTTCGGGGCGCACATCGGGGCGGGCCGGGCCGGGAACGTGTTCCGGGGCTGCCGGGCCTGGTGGAACACCGACGACGGCTTCGACCTGATCAACGCGTACTCGTCGGTGACGATCGAGAACTCGTGGGCGTGGCGTAACGGGTACCTGCCGCAGACCACCACGGCGGCCGGGAACGGCGCGGGCTTCAAGGCCGGCGGGTACGGCGGCGTCTACGTGTCGAACGGGGTCAAGCACACGGTCCGCACCTCGGTGGCGTTCCTGAACCGGGGGCCGGGCTTCTACAGCAACCATCACCCGGTCGCCAACGACTACTTCAACAACACCGCCTACAGCAACGGCATCGGCTTCAACATGCTGGGCATCAACTCCAGCGGCGCCGCGGTCGGGCTCGGCACACTGCGCAACAACATCGCGTACGGCGGAACACTCACCGCCAACCTGAGCGGGACGACCGCGTCGAACAACTCGTGGAACCTCGGCGTGACCATGTCCGACAGCCAGTTCCAGAGCGTGTCGACGACCGGCTGGAACGTGTCGCGGCAGTCCGACGGCAGCCTGCCGGCGCTGACCTCGCTGCATCTGGCCACCGGGAGCACCCTGATCAACAAGGGGGTGAACGTGGGCCTGCCGTACAACGGATCAGCGCCGGACGTCGGCGCCTTCGAAACCTCCTAGCGTGGTACGGCGCGGAACCACCCGGCACGGTCGGCCGGGTCGGGGCCGCGCCGCCGCATCACCGGCGGGTCCTCCCCGGTGACCGGCGCGTAGTGGTCGAACCGGGCGGTCAGCACGGCCTCACCTCCGGTCAGGTCGGGCAGGGCGGCCACCACCTGCGGTACCCGCGACGACGGCAGGACACCACTCACCTCGAGATATCCGCCGGCCGTCGTGGTGTCCCGGATGACCGCCCCGGCCCGGCCGAGCAGCGCCGTCACCACGTCGGCCACCTCGTCCGGCAGGTTCACGTCGAACCGTTCGACCGGATGGCACACCCGGGTCCGGGCGGTGCGCAGTGCTTCGGCCACCACGACCGGGGCCAGGTGCCGGAAGTCGCCGGCCACACTGGAGATCGACTTGTCGAATTTCTGGTGCGGCCGGCTCTGCCGCGGGCAGTACTGCGACGACGTCATGGTGACCACGCAGTCGGTGACCGGCCAGCCGTGCGGGCCCTGCCGTAGCGCGGCCCGCACCCCCTCCTCGGTGGCGGCGATGAACGCCGGAGGCAGCCGGCCGGGTTCGATGCCGGGCCGGAACTCGACACCGTGCCCGGCCGGGGCGGCCTCGATCCGCAGACCGATCCCGGCCAGGTACGGATTCTCGCGCTCCCGGATCCGGTCCTGCGCCGACCCGGAACCGGCGACCCGCTCGATACAGGCGGTGAGCGTGCCGGAGAACCGCACCGCCACCCCGTACCGATCGTGCAACAGGGCCGCGATGACCTCCTTCTGCACCTCGCCGTGCAGCCTGATCACCGCCTGTTCCTGCTGATCGTCGAGCCGCAGGTCGACCAATGGGTCCTCGTCGGCGAGCTCGGTCAGACCGGCGAACAGGGCCAGCCGCCGGGCCGGGTCGACCGGCTCGACCAGGGCCTGCCGGGTCGGCGGCGGGAACCGGTAGAGCCGCCGCCGGGGCGGTTGCCCGACGTGCTGGCCGATTCGGGCGGAGAGCCCGCGCACGGCGGCGATCTGCCCGGCCGCGGCCGACCGGCGCACCAGGACGCCCTCCGGCTCACTGACCTCGATCTGGGTGACGGTCTGCGGGCGGGTCCCGCCGAGGTCCACCCGGTCGCGGACGCTCAGCCGCCCGGACCACAGCCGCACCCAGGCCCGCCGCCCCTGACCGTCCCGGTCGACGGCGAAGACCGTGCCGGCCAGCGGACCGTCCCGTTCGTCGCTACGCGGCAGCAGGTCGGTCAGGATGTGGCGCAGCTGGGGCACCCCGGCTCCGGTGATCGCCGAGCCGCAGACCACCGGGCTGAGCCGGGCGCCACGGACCGCCCGCCGGATCGCCCGACGCACGTCACGGACCCGGACCGGCTCCCCGGCCAGCCACTTCTCCGCGATCCGGTCGTCGGCCTCGGCCACCCCGGAGACCACCGGCTCGGAATCGAGACGCTTCGCCCGTACCGCTGCGATGGGGTCGCCCTGGTCCTTGACCGTGGTGAGGGACACCGGGGCGGTGGCCAGCCGTCGGCGGATCTGACCGGTCACCCGGTCCACGTCGGCGCCACGCCGATCCACCTTGTTGACGAAGAAGAGAGTGGGTACGCCGATCCGGCGCAGGGCCCGCCAGATGGCGACGGTCTGCGGCTGGACACCCTCCACGGCGGACACCACGAGAACCGCCGCGTCGAGGACGGCCAGCGACCGCTCGACCTCGGCGATGAAATCCGGGTGGCCCGGGGTGTCGAGCAGATTGACGGTCAGGTCACCGAGGCTGATCGAGGTCACGGCGGCGCGGATGGTGATGCCGCGCTGCCGTTCCAGCTCCATCGAGTCGGTGCGGGTGGTGCCGTCGTCGACGCTTCCGGGGCGCGAGACGGCCCCGGCCTCGAACAGCAGGCGCTCGGTCAGGCTGGTCTTGCCGGCGTCAACATGGGCGACGATCCCGAGATTCAACAATGCCAAAGCAGAACTCCACGGTAGGACGGGTCGGGGTCCGGAGCGTGGAAGCTGCTCGCATCGGTCTCTCCTCGTCTGTGGGCTCTGCCGGTGTTCCCCACCCTGGCACGGCTGTCCCGGTGCCGCCACCGATTTCGTATCCGGCCACTCCGGCACCCCGGCGGGCCTATCTTGAGGGGCATGTCGTACGTCGCCGCCCGTGACGGCCGCAAGAACCGCAGCGCCGCCACCCGGGCCCCCGCCGTCCCTGACCGGATCGACGACCTGCACGGACACAGCGTCGGTGTGCTCGAAGTCCCGCATCACATGGCCTGCGGGCACGCCAGTCGCCGCCAGTTCGAGCTCGAGGATCCGGCCCAGCTGCGGACCGCCTACGAGCAGGTCCTGTGCGAGGCCGCGAACTGCGGTGAGGTGGAGGATCTGATCAACCCGGCCATGCTCCGCCGGGTGTGGCGTGACCTGCACCTGCCGGCCCGGGTCCGCGCGGCCTGGGAGACCCGGCACCCGGGTCTGCAGCGCCGCACCGTGAACCGGACACCGGCGATCGCCGAGGCCGCTGCCGGGGGCGGCTTCGCACGCCGCCGCCGGGCAGTGGCCTGAGCGTCACTGGTAGCTGTAGCCCAGGGAGCCGATGTCGCGGACCACGGACGGGGTACGCCCGTTCGCGAACGGGCGCATCGTCTCGTTGTTGTCGATGACACCTGCCGTGAAACCGGTCCGCGGCTGGTAGGTGTCCGGGCCGTTGGCGTTCTGCCACAGCCACCACAGCCTGTCGATGTTGCAGTGGTGCAGCCAGAACACGGGATCGTTGGGCGCCTCCCGGGTGGCCATGTGCCCGCCGACGTAGTTGTGCACCCGGTTGTGCAGCAGGATCTCGTTGCGGTTGCGGTAGCTGTTGGACACCGTGGCATCCCAGGGCGACTGGTCGTACACCTGGTAGCTCTGGACACCGTTGACGGTCGCGGCGGTGGGCCGGCTCGCGTTCACGCCGACCCGCCGCTGCAGGAAGTTGGTCTGGATGCTGCTGCGGTAGAGCGACCAGCCCCACGACGGGCTGAAGTTGCCGCTGGTCACGCTGCCGTTGGTGATCGCGCCGAGGAAGTCGGCGGAGAACGGGTGCGCGGAGCCGGTCCAGTCCCAGTAGGGGATGAAGACGTTCGGGTTGCCGCTCACCGTCTGCAGATCGAGTTCCAGCAGGCGCAGGTATTCACGGTGCCATGGGAAGAACGACGGCGACTGGTGGGCGTGACTGATGTTGTCCGCGGTCCGGGAGAAATAGAGCACATGCTGGTCGATGTACCAGTTGTAGTTCCGCCCGTTCGCCGACGTCGTCTTGAACTGGCGCAGCGCATTGATGAATGCGGTCCCCTCCGCCACGGTGATCGCGGTGATGCTCTTGCGTACTGCCATGTTCAGTCGCCTTTCCTTCGATCGTCAGTGCGCGTGGTCTTGCGCGGCGGCGTCGGCCAGCTCGAAGTCGCCGAGGATGTCCACGACCTTCTTCGCCAGCTTGCGCAGCCCGTCGCGGTTGCGACTGCCGTCGATCTCGACCGGGTCGTAGTGGTTCAGGGCGCTGATGTAGCCCACCCCGACGTACGGCGGCGACCCGTCGGCCGGCACGAACAGGGTTTTGATCTCGGTCAGGGCGAGCCGCCGATTGTTGATCATCAACTCCTTGCGGCCCCGGAGGTTGTGCAGGCCGCGGATCTTCTTGCCCTTGAAGAGCTCGTCGAAGTCGCGCGGGTCGAGCAGGTCCGTGAGGTCCTTCTTGTCGCCCGGCCCCGGTGGCGGATCGGCGCTCGCCAACTCCTGGCCGGCTACCACGGCCGTGGCAGCCGTCACCGCTCCGGCCGCGCCGTAGCGCAGGACGTCACGACGGTTCGTCTTCGCCATACGGAATCCTCATCCCTCGAATGGACGGAACATGTCGGAAACCTATTCAACCGGTTACCCCGGTAATTCGTTCCGCCGTTGTCCCCGAAAGGATTGGAACGGCGTTCGATCGGCGTTTCCGATCGACTGGAAATCGCTGTCCGGGAGTACGGTCACGGATGGCACGATCATTCCTGTATAGGTCGACGAAAGTGGTCCGAGAATGAATTCCATGCACCACGACAAACGAACGGTGAAGCGCCCGGGATACGCCGCGCGGGGAATCGCCGTGCTGGCGGTGGCGGTCGGGCTGGCCACCACGGCGGGCACCGTGTGGGCCGGCACCGGGCCGGACGTGGACCCGGCACCGGCACCGTCCGCGCCGGTCGTCGCCAAACCCGGGTTCTACGAGACCTACCGCGGGCACCACATCATGGGGTGGGGTGCGGACGCGAAGGCGTGCGCATACATCGACGGGGTGCCGCTGGTGCTCTACCCGAGCGGGGACGGCCGATACACCAGCAACCTGGCGGGCTTTCAGCAGGAGGCCAGTGTCCGGGCGATCACCAAGGCGTCGGTGAAGACACTGGGCGACCTCGCTCCGGCGGTGCCCTCCGATGCGCCGGCCCACTGCCCGGCCCTCATCGTGCGCAAGCCGGCCGCCAAGCCGACCACATCGGCGCCCGTTCCCAAGCCCGCCGCCGAGCCGGTCTCCAAGAAATAGGCGGTCACCAGGTGCGCAGGCCGGGCAGGGCCAGATTCAGCAGGTGTCGCAGTTCGGCCAGGCGCATCAGCCGCCCGGCGGCGAGATATCCGACGGCCCCCGCGAACACGGCCCCGGTCAGCGTGGTCAGCGCACCGGCCCAGGTCGCCGCGTCGACGGCCCAGACGACGAGGCCGGCGCATCCGGCGCCGGCCGCCGTCGCCACCAGCACCCGCACATGGGTACGGACCAGACGCCGCCCGTCCAGGTAACCGAGGCGCCGGCGCAGTACCAGCGCGGTCACGTTCAGCCCGACGGTGTAAGCGAGCGCGTACGCGACCGGGATGCCGATCACGATGTCCTCGCCCGGCAGCAGCCACCCGGCGGCCGCGCACCCGGCCACCCCGACCGCCGCCACCAGCGCGGTGATCAGCGCGGACGTCCTGGTGTCCTGCAGCGCGTACAGCCCTCGCTGGAGAATCATGTAACTGGTGAACGGCACCAGCGTCAGCCCGAACCCGGCGAGCACCAGCCCGAGCACCCGGACGGTCGCCGCGCTGCTGTTGCCGTGCGCGAACAGCACCGTCGCGATGTGCGGGCCGAGCAGCAGGAAAGCGGCGGCGATCGGGGCCATCACGACGAGCGCGGTGCGGACCGCCCGGGACAGGCCGGTGGTGACCCGGTTGCGTTCGCCGCGGGCCGCGTACTGGCTCAGGCGCGGCAGGATCGCGGTCATCACCGAGACGGCGATCACCGCATACGGTACGAGGTAGACGGCGCTCGCGTTCTGATAGGCGGTGACCCCGCCCGGCCCGGCCCAGGACGCCGCCCGGGTCGCCGCCGCGGTGAGCGTCTGCGAGGCCACCACCGCGAGCAGCACCCACACGCCGAGCTTCCCGATCCGCCGGATGCCGATGCCCCGCGGGTCGAGCCGCAGCCGCACCGGGAACCCGCTGCGGGCCAGCGCCCACAGCACCAGGATGGTCTGCGCCACCACCCCGGCCGTGGTGCCCAGCCCGAGCAGCAGCAGATGCCCGGTGCTCAGCCCGGTCCCGGCGGCCGCGCTGCCGGCCACCGACAGGTAGGTCAGGCCGACCGCGATGACGATGACGCTGTTGCAGAGCGGCGCCCACGCCCCGGCCGCGAACCGGCCCCGGATGTTGAGGATCGCCCCGGTGGTGGCGCTCAGCCCGTAGAACAGGATCTGCGGCAGGAAGAACCGGCTGAACACGATGGCCAGGTCCCGCTGCTCGACGGTGAATCCGGGCGCGTACAGGTCGATCAGCCACGGCGCGATCACGACGGCGAGGATCGTGACGGCGCTCAGCACGTACACGATCAGCGACAGCAGCCGCTGCGCGTAGAGCACCCCGCCGTCCGGTTCGCTCAGGCTCGCCCGGGTCAGCAGCGGCACCACGATGCTGGCCATGGTGCCGCCGACGACCAGCTCGTAGACCGCGTTCGGCAGCGTGTTCGCCACGTTGTAGGTGTCGAGCAGGCGGGTGCCCAGCCCGAGTGCGGCGGCCAGCACCAGAATCCGCAGGAACCCGGCGACCCGGGAGGCCAGCGTGGCCACCGCCATCCGCTGCCCGGCCCGCCCGATCGATGATCCCTCGCTCACGTGACCTGCATACCGTACGGGTCAGGCGAAGTTGCCCTCGGCCACGTTCGGGTCCGGGGGCAGGTTCGCGAACGGGTCGGCGGCGCGCGGGCCGGTGGCACTCGGCCCGAAGGTGAACTGCACCATGCCGCGGGTGGTGCCCTCCGGCGGGATACCGGCCCGGTGCAGGCAGCGGGTGGTGTTGCAGAACGCGACGTGCCCGGCCGGCACGTCGAAGTAGCGTGCGCTGCGCGGGTCTTCCATCAGGCGCCGGGCCGGACCGACGACGTGGCTGTTGTCGATGAACCCGGTGCGCATGATGCGGCGGGTGTTCGGCACGTCGTGGAAGCGGAACGCGCCGTTCTCCGGGGTGACGCCGTCGCTGATCTGCACGAACAGCTTCAGCGTGGTGGTCGGGTGCTGGTCGCAGTGCCACTGGTTGCCGTAGTGGTGGTAGCGCTGCTCCTCGACCGGGATGTGCCCGATCCGCCACATCCGGACGTGCTGGATCGCCCAGGCGCCGGCGTAGAACGCGTCGAGCACCCCGAGCGCGCCGGGGGTCAGCATCTCCCGGATCGCCGGGACGCGGCGCAGCGGTTCCTTGACGTAGCGCACCACGTGCCGGATCCGGCGGCCCATGTCGACAGTCGCGGCCGGG of the Actinoplanes sichuanensis genome contains:
- a CDS encoding right-handed parallel beta-helix repeat-containing protein, producing MIALLAVIPVAAAGGLAATSWAAGSVWYVSPTGSDTAAGSQAAPFKSIARAQTAATAGDTVYLRAGTYSYTTATTSCASRTSVVDAITLNKSGTSGSPINYWNYPGEKVLFDFTGMTSDCRIKGFDVTGSHLHLRGLEIKGVPQNNNLNHESWGVWISGSSNTFEKLNTHHIMGPGVFIASGSNNLVLNSDSHDNYDPYSSNGAGENADGFGAHIGAGRAGNVFRGCRAWWNTDDGFDLINAYSSVTIENSWAWRNGYLPQTTTAAGNGAGFKAGGYGGVYVSNGVKHTVRTSVAFLNRGPGFYSNHHPVANDYFNNTAYSNGIGFNMLGINSSGAAVGLGTLRNNIAYGGTLTANLSGTTASNNSWNLGVTMSDSQFQSVSTTGWNVSRQSDGSLPALTSLHLATGSTLINKGVNVGLPYNGSAPDVGAFETS
- a CDS encoding elongation factor G, which gives rise to MALLNLGIVAHVDAGKTSLTERLLFEAGAVSRPGSVDDGTTRTDSMELERQRGITIRAAVTSISLGDLTVNLLDTPGHPDFIAEVERSLAVLDAAVLVVSAVEGVQPQTVAIWRALRRIGVPTLFFVNKVDRRGADVDRVTGQIRRRLATAPVSLTTVKDQGDPIAAVRAKRLDSEPVVSGVAEADDRIAEKWLAGEPVRVRDVRRAIRRAVRGARLSPVVCGSAITGAGVPQLRHILTDLLPRSDERDGPLAGTVFAVDRDGQGRRAWVRLWSGRLSVRDRVDLGGTRPQTVTQIEVSEPEGVLVRRSAAAGQIAAVRGLSARIGQHVGQPPRRRLYRFPPPTRQALVEPVDPARRLALFAGLTELADEDPLVDLRLDDQQEQAVIRLHGEVQKEVIAALLHDRYGVAVRFSGTLTACIERVAGSGSAQDRIRERENPYLAGIGLRIEAAPAGHGVEFRPGIEPGRLPPAFIAATEEGVRAALRQGPHGWPVTDCVVTMTSSQYCPRQSRPHQKFDKSISSVAGDFRHLAPVVVAEALRTARTRVCHPVERFDVNLPDEVADVVTALLGRAGAVIRDTTTAGGYLEVSGVLPSSRVPQVVAALPDLTGGEAVLTARFDHYAPVTGEDPPVMRRRGPDPADRAGWFRAVPR
- a CDS encoding tyrosinase family protein, whose product is MAVRKSITAITVAEGTAFINALRQFKTTSANGRNYNWYIDQHVLYFSRTADNISHAHQSPSFFPWHREYLRLLELDLQTVSGNPNVFIPYWDWTGSAHPFSADFLGAITNGSVTSGNFSPSWGWSLYRSSIQTNFLQRRVGVNASRPTAATVNGVQSYQVYDQSPWDATVSNSYRNRNEILLHNRVHNYVGGHMATREAPNDPVFWLHHCNIDRLWWLWQNANGPDTYQPRTGFTAGVIDNNETMRPFANGRTPSVVRDIGSLGYSYQ
- a CDS encoding tyrosinase family oxidase copper chaperone, whose product is MAKTNRRDVLRYGAAGAVTAATAVVAGQELASADPPPGPGDKKDLTDLLDPRDFDELFKGKKIRGLHNLRGRKELMINNRRLALTEIKTLFVPADGSPPYVGVGYISALNHYDPVEIDGSRNRDGLRKLAKKVVDILGDFELADAAAQDHAH
- a CDS encoding tyrosinase family oxidase copper chaperone codes for the protein MHHDKRTVKRPGYAARGIAVLAVAVGLATTAGTVWAGTGPDVDPAPAPSAPVVAKPGFYETYRGHHIMGWGADAKACAYIDGVPLVLYPSGDGRYTSNLAGFQQEASVRAITKASVKTLGDLAPAVPSDAPAHCPALIVRKPAAKPTTSAPVPKPAAEPVSKK
- the murJ gene encoding murein biosynthesis integral membrane protein MurJ, which encodes MAVATLASRVAGFLRILVLAAALGLGTRLLDTYNVANTLPNAVYELVVGGTMASIVVPLLTRASLSEPDGGVLYAQRLLSLIVYVLSAVTILAVVIAPWLIDLYAPGFTVEQRDLAIVFSRFFLPQILFYGLSATTGAILNIRGRFAAGAWAPLCNSVIVIAVGLTYLSVAGSAAAGTGLSTGHLLLLGLGTTAGVVAQTILVLWALARSGFPVRLRLDPRGIGIRRIGKLGVWVLLAVVASQTLTAAATRAASWAGPGGVTAYQNASAVYLVPYAVIAVSVMTAILPRLSQYAARGERNRVTTGLSRAVRTALVVMAPIAAAFLLLGPHIATVLFAHGNSSAATVRVLGLVLAGFGLTLVPFTSYMILQRGLYALQDTRTSALITALVAAVGVAGCAAAGWLLPGEDIVIGIPVAYALAYTVGLNVTALVLRRRLGYLDGRRLVRTHVRVLVATAAGAGCAGLVVWAVDAATWAGALTTLTGAVFAGAVGYLAAGRLMRLAELRHLLNLALPGLRTW
- a CDS encoding phytanoyl-CoA dioxygenase family protein: MAIRSRVVHARQAMAGMPARMVYGNDAWASNNRGQQRTLRDLRSRRSGPVDVVTQRQADQIDTLGYVLLDTPADPSAVRAVQAGYDDVIDDPAATVDMGRRIRHVVRYVKEPLRRVPAIREMLTPGALGVLDAFYAGAWAIQHVRMWRIGHIPVEEQRYHHYGNQWHCDQHPTTTLKLFVQISDGVTPENGAFRFHDVPNTRRIMRTGFIDNSHVVGPARRLMEDPRSARYFDVPAGHVAFCNTTRCLHRAGIPPEGTTRGMVQFTFGPSATGPRAADPFANLPPDPNVAEGNFA